In one window of Ruminococcus hominis DNA:
- a CDS encoding peptide chain release factor 3: MSDFTNEIKKRRTFAIISHPDAGKTTLTEKFLLYGGAINQAGSVKGKATAKHAVSDWMEIEKERGISVTSSVLQFNYGGYCINILDTPGHQDFSEDTYRTLMAADSAVMVIDASKGVEAQTRKLFKVCVMRHIPIFTFINKMDRDAMDTFELLDDIEKELGIATCPVNWPIGSGKAFKGVYDRQKNEVELFSDTQKGTRMGEVEILGADDPSLDEILGDEAKSTLADEIELLDGAAAEFDMELVSKGELSPVFFGSALTNFGVETFLKHFLAMTSSPLPRKSDHGLIDPLKEKDFSAFVFKIQANMNKAHRDRIAFMRICSGEFDAGMSVYHVQGGKDIRLSQPQQMMASERKMIEKAYAGDIIGVFDPGIFSIGDTLTTSKERFAYEGIPTFAPEHFARVRQVDTMKRKQFVKGINQIAQEGAIQIFQEYNTGMEEIIVGVVGVLQFDVLKYRLQNEYNVEIRLENLPYEYIRWIENDEIDMAKLSGTSDMKKIKDLKDRPLLLFVHEWSIRMTLERNEGLQLSEFGRS; this comes from the coding sequence ATGTCTGATTTTACAAATGAGATAAAGAAAAGAAGAACCTTTGCGATAATTTCTCATCCGGATGCAGGAAAGACAACACTTACAGAAAAATTCCTGTTATATGGAGGTGCAATTAACCAAGCAGGTTCAGTGAAAGGAAAAGCAACAGCAAAGCATGCAGTTTCAGACTGGATGGAGATTGAAAAGGAAAGAGGTATTTCTGTTACTTCTTCGGTTTTACAGTTTAATTATGGTGGATATTGTATCAATATTCTGGATACACCTGGACATCAGGATTTCTCGGAAGATACGTACCGTACTTTGATGGCTGCGGATTCTGCGGTGATGGTAATTGATGCATCGAAAGGTGTTGAAGCACAGACGAGAAAACTGTTCAAGGTATGTGTAATGCGTCATATACCAATCTTTACATTTATTAATAAGATGGATAGAGATGCGATGGATACATTTGAACTCTTGGATGATATTGAAAAAGAGTTGGGGATTGCAACTTGCCCTGTAAACTGGCCAATTGGTTCTGGAAAAGCGTTTAAAGGTGTATATGACCGTCAGAAAAATGAAGTGGAATTATTTTCTGATACACAGAAGGGTACACGCATGGGAGAAGTCGAGATACTTGGTGCCGATGACCCGAGTCTTGATGAAATCCTTGGCGATGAGGCGAAAAGTACCTTGGCAGATGAGATCGAATTGTTAGATGGTGCCGCAGCTGAATTTGATATGGAGCTTGTTTCAAAAGGAGAACTTTCACCGGTATTCTTTGGTTCTGCGCTTACAAACTTTGGCGTGGAGACATTTTTGAAACATTTCCTGGCAATGACAAGTTCTCCGCTTCCAAGAAAGTCAGATCATGGGCTGATTGATCCGTTGAAAGAAAAAGATTTTTCTGCATTTGTATTTAAAATTCAGGCTAATATGAATAAGGCACATCGTGACCGTATTGCATTTATGAGAATCTGTTCTGGTGAGTTTGATGCGGGAATGTCTGTATATCATGTGCAGGGTGGAAAGGATATTCGTTTGTCTCAGCCACAACAGATGATGGCAAGTGAACGTAAAATGATTGAAAAAGCGTATGCAGGAGATATTATCGGTGTATTTGATCCGGGTATCTTTTCGATTGGAGATACATTGACAACATCAAAAGAAAGATTTGCATATGAAGGAATTCCGACATTTGCACCGGAACATTTTGCAAGAGTGCGTCAGGTTGATACAATGAAACGTAAGCAGTTTGTAAAGGGTATTAATCAGATTGCTCAGGAAGGTGCAATCCAGATTTTCCAGGAATACAATACAGGAATGGAAGAAATTATCGTTGGAGTAGTTGGTGTCCTGCAGTTTGATGTTTTGAAATATCGTTTGCAAAATGAATATAATGTGGAGATCAGACTGGAAAATCTGCCTTACGAATATATTCGCTGGATTGAAAACGATGAAATTGACATGGCTAAATTGTCTGGTACTTCAGATATGAAGAAGATTAAAGATTTGAAAGACCGTCCATTATTGTTATTTGTGCATGAATGGAGTATTCGTATGACATTGGAAAGAAACGAGGGACTGCAGCTTTCGGAATTTGGACGTTCTTAA
- a CDS encoding Asp23/Gls24 family envelope stress response protein, with translation MAKEERTTYTIHNDSSKGEVKIADEVVAIIAALAATEVEGVASMAGNITNELISKLGMKNLSKGVKVDVLEGVVTVSLALNLKYNYSIMTVTEKVQEKVKAAIENMTGLEVADINIRVAGVEMDNQE, from the coding sequence ATGGCGAAGGAAGAAAGAACCACTTATACAATACACAATGACAGCAGCAAAGGAGAAGTTAAGATTGCAGATGAAGTAGTAGCAATCATTGCAGCACTTGCAGCAACAGAAGTTGAAGGCGTTGCATCTATGGCAGGCAATATCACAAACGAACTGATTAGTAAGCTCGGCATGAAAAATTTGTCTAAAGGTGTGAAGGTTGACGTGCTGGAAGGTGTTGTGACAGTTTCACTGGCATTAAATCTGAAGTATAATTATAGCATTATGACTGTAACAGAGAAGGTGCAGGAGAAAGTAAAAGCAGCAATCGAGAATATGACAGGTCTGGAAGTAGCAGATATTAATATTCGTGTGGCTGGAGTTGAGATGGATAATCAGGAATAA
- the nusB gene encoding transcription antitermination factor NusB, translated as MKRTELREHIFKMLFQIEFNEMDEMPEHLQLYFASLENATEQDKEYIENKYHAVVEKVSEIDDLINEKCEGWKTTRMNKVDLTILRLAVYEIKWDEDVPTGVAINEAVELSKRFSGEEGPAFVNGVLAKIAN; from the coding sequence ATGAAAAGAACAGAACTTCGAGAGCATATATTTAAGATGCTTTTTCAGATAGAATTTAATGAGATGGACGAGATGCCGGAACATTTGCAATTATATTTTGCAAGTCTGGAGAATGCGACAGAGCAGGATAAAGAATATATAGAGAATAAGTATCATGCAGTTGTAGAGAAAGTTTCTGAGATTGATGATCTGATCAATGAAAAATGTGAAGGATGGAAAACAACTCGTATGAACAAAGTGGATCTTACGATTCTGCGACTGGCGGTATACGAGATTAAGTGGGACGAAGATGTTCCGACTGGAGTAGCGATTAACGAGGCAGTAGAACTCTCTAAGAGATTCAGTGGAGAAGAGGGACCTGCTTTTGTAAATGGTGTGCTGGCTAAAATCGCAAACTAG
- the xseA gene encoding exodeoxyribonuclease VII large subunit — protein sequence MRNVYSVKQVNSYVKNMFSQDFMLNHIYVKGEVSNCKYHTSGHIYFSLKDESGTIACVMFASARSGLSFRMQEGQNVIVLGSVSVYERDGKYQLYAKEIILDGAGALYERFEALKKELEEMGMFAAEYKQPIPRYVKSVGIVTAPTGAAVRDIINISKRRNPYVQLILYPALVQGEDAAASIVRGIRMMEQQNVDVIIVGRGGGSMEDLWAFNEEAVARAIFECTIPIISAVGHETDTLISDYVADLRAPTPSAAAELAVYELSSVQIMCEEYKRRMYQQIRQRIDFSRRQTEQMAFRLKVAHPRQKLNEQRQYLADLDSRMRIRMNSALEESRHKLAIYIEKMKGLSPLQKLNQGYAYVTDKSGRTVRSIKDTKQGEVLDVYVTDGRVRTQVVDIYKEEYDVRREEE from the coding sequence ATGCGTAATGTTTATTCGGTTAAACAAGTTAATTCTTATGTGAAGAATATGTTTAGCCAGGATTTTATGCTGAATCACATATATGTAAAAGGAGAAGTATCGAATTGTAAATATCATACTTCTGGTCATATTTATTTTTCGCTGAAAGATGAGTCCGGAACGATAGCATGCGTTATGTTCGCAAGTGCAAGGTCGGGGCTTTCTTTTCGTATGCAGGAAGGGCAGAATGTAATCGTGCTTGGTTCTGTAAGCGTGTACGAAAGAGACGGAAAATATCAGCTTTACGCAAAAGAGATTATCTTGGATGGGGCAGGAGCACTATATGAACGATTTGAGGCTTTGAAGAAAGAGCTTGAGGAGATGGGGATGTTTGCTGCCGAGTACAAGCAGCCGATACCACGCTATGTGAAGAGCGTCGGTATTGTGACAGCACCGACAGGAGCGGCAGTGCGAGACATCATCAATATTTCTAAGCGAAGAAATCCTTATGTACAGTTGATTTTATATCCTGCACTTGTACAGGGAGAAGACGCAGCTGCAAGTATCGTCCGTGGAATCCGGATGATGGAACAACAAAACGTAGATGTGATCATTGTCGGACGTGGCGGAGGCTCAATGGAAGATTTATGGGCATTTAATGAAGAGGCTGTGGCAAGAGCAATTTTCGAATGCACAATTCCGATTATTTCTGCCGTTGGGCATGAGACAGATACGTTGATATCGGATTATGTTGCCGATTTGAGGGCACCTACACCATCTGCGGCAGCAGAATTGGCAGTATACGAACTATCTTCGGTTCAGATAATGTGTGAAGAATATAAGAGAAGAATGTATCAACAGATAAGGCAGCGTATAGATTTTTCCAGACGGCAGACGGAACAGATGGCATTTCGATTAAAAGTAGCTCATCCACGTCAGAAATTGAATGAACAAAGACAATATCTGGCTGATTTAGACAGTCGTATGCGTATCAGAATGAATTCGGCATTGGAAGAGAGCAGGCATAAACTGGCAATTTATATAGAGAAAATGAAAGGATTGTCACCGCTTCAGAAATTGAATCAAGGGTATGCATATGTAACGGATAAATCGGGGCGGACAGTGAGAAGCATTAAAGATACAAAGCAAGGAGAAGTACTTGATGTGTATGTGACAGATGGGCGTGTTCGTACACAGGTGGTGGATATATATAAGGAGGAGTATGATGTTAGAAGAGAAGAAGAGTGA